A part of Oncorhynchus clarkii lewisi isolate Uvic-CL-2024 chromosome 17, UVic_Ocla_1.0, whole genome shotgun sequence genomic DNA contains:
- the LOC139369872 gene encoding DNA-binding protein inhibitor ID-1-like encodes MKVVGPTCALKSKVGGKDMVRCLSDQSLSISKCKIPLLDEQMTVFLQDMNSCYSKLKELVPTLPTNKKASKVEILQHVIDYIWDLQVELDEPENNRQQSSVPRTPLTTLNAELASITVENGFSDDRIMCR; translated from the exons ATGAAGGTTGTCGGACCTACCTGCGCACTGAAGAGCAAGGTTGGAGGCAAGGACATGGTGCGGTGCCTATCCGACCAGAGCCTTTCCATCTCCAAATGTAAGATCCCGCTGCTGGACGAGCAGATGACCGTGTTTCTGCAGGACATGAACAGCTGTTATAGCAAGCTGAAGGAGCTGGTCCCCACTCTGCCTACCAACAAGAAGGCCAGCAAGGTGGAGATCCTCCAACACGTCATTGACTACATATGGGACCTGCAGGTTGAACTGGACGAGCCGGAAAATAACCGTCAGCAGAGCAGCGTGCCCCGCACACCTCTGACAACCCTGAACGCAGAGCTGGCCAGCATCACTGTCGAG AATGGATTCTCGGATGACAGAATCATGTGCCGCTAG